From a single Toxoplasma gondii ME49 chromosome II, whole genome shotgun sequence genomic region:
- a CDS encoding elongation factor Tu GTP binding domain-containing protein (encoded by transcript TGME49_222070), with protein sequence MSGRRRVKNVAYDEDEWGFNDDDWDEDDDDYEPEVPARPAAALRKSTSAGASGRVPAMKTPSRPSEKNVKNGAASTRSGEESSRGKRSQGPQQSGNSDSKFVNCKSSEAYHTQNIFAPNAEPLSASSGTATAKPHEPRNGSEGLDSPASRSAAVRTPGRPKPLTLVVVGHVDAGKSTLVGQLLRSTGTVEENVVQKMKKLSGEAGKGSFFLAWLCDEGDDERERGVTVDVSIRVVVTPNTGRRLALVDAPGHREFVCNMLGGAVLADVALLVVDTARFEAGFDGQTKEHLLIARCLGIQHFLVALNKMDELAWSEEMYAKTVERLRAYMVGLEMNCAPGQISFVPISAFRGVNVVNADALAAIEKARAEGAGKRKPDPRSVADAEERERHMQALASWWTGPTVLEAIEHLEIRSRSDQQKLLSEPFAACVADAWSPSASSVDVHLSFKVVQGVLRVGDTVVGLPGETPMVCRSLVSFGETRESCESGDIVEKGVFSPGSHGSHAVIDVSVGSVLCARSHLLPVTTVCRCRLMVFGTDLPLVQGRQFVAHIHTFTGACTIRKIVGVINKKTGKLQGASGEKRAACAALGRGMVGLVEIATATSVAVQVKSTAGNQDGKDAPTSVLSHIIIRDRGKTVAAGVIVATA encoded by the exons ATGAGTGGACGCAGGCGCGTGAAGAATGTCGCCTACGACGAAGATGAGTGGGGATTCAACGACGACGACTGGGATGAAGATGACGACGACTACGAACCGGAAGTCCCTGCTCGTCCTGCTGCTGCACTGAGGAAATCCACGTCTGCTGGAGCCTCCGGCCGGGTTCCTGCAATGAAAACGCCTTCGAGGCCGTCTGAGAAGAATGTGAAGAACGGAGCCGCTTCGACTCGATCTGGTGAGGAATCTAGCCGTGGCAAGCGATCCCAGGGACCCCAGCAGTCTGGGAACAGCGACTCCAAGTTCGTTAATTGTAAAAGCAGCGAGGCGTATCACACTCAGAACATATTTGCACCAAACGCAGAACCTTTAAGTGCCTCTTCCGGGACGGCGACTGCCAAGCCTCATGAACCGCGGAATGGCTCTGAAGGTCTCGATTCACCTGCTTCGCGCTCGGCGGCTGTACGGACACCCGGAAGACCCAAGCCGCTGACGCTGGTCGTCGTGGGCCATGTGGATGCGGGCAAGTCGACGCTCGTAGGCCAGTTGCTTCGTTCGACAGGCACAGTGGAAGAAAATGTCGTCCAGAAAATGAAAAAGCTAAGCGGAGAAGCTGGCAAAggctccttcttcctcgcgtgGCTctgcgacgaaggagacgacgagagagagcgcgggGTCACCGTCGATGTCAGCATCCGCGTTGTCGTCACTCCAAACACCGGGAGACGCCTCGCCCTCGTCGACGCTCCCGGCCACAGGGAATTCGTCTGCAACATGCTCGGAG GCGCAGTCCTGGCGGATGTAGCTCTCCTTGTTGTCGACACGGCGCGTTTCGAAGCGGGTTTCGACgggcagacgaaggaacaTCTTCTGATTGCGAGATGCCTGGGGATTCAACACTTCCTGGTGGCGTTGAACAAAATGGACGAGCTAGCTTGGAGCGAGGAGATGTACGCCAAGACCGTCGAGCGGCTCCGCGCATACATGGTTGGCCTGGAGATGAACTGCGCTCCCGGCCAGATTTCGTTTGTGCCAATCTCTGCCTTTCGTGGAGTCAACGTTGTGAACGCAGACGCACTGGCGGCCATAGAGAAGGCGCGAGCAGAAGGCgcgggaaagagaaagccgGATCCTCGAAGCGTCGCAGACGCTGAGGAACGAGAACGCCACATGCAGGCTCTAGCCAGCTGGTGGACAGGCCCAACTGTTCTGGAGGCAATCGAACACCTCGAG ATACGTTCACGCAGCGATCAGCAGAAGCTGTTGTCAGAGCCTTTCGCAGCGTGCGTGGCGGACGCATGGTCGCCTTCGGCCTCTTCCGTCGACGTCCATCTTTCCTTCAAAGTTGTCCAAGGGGTCTTGCGCGTTGGAGACACTGTGGTGGGCCTCCCGGGAGAGACGCCCATGGTGTGCCGGTCGCTAGTGTCTTTcggcgagacgcgagagagttgcgagagcggagacatCGTGGAGAAGGGTGTCTTCTCACCCGGCAGTCACGGCAGTCACGCGGTGATCGACGTGAGTGTAGGAAGCGTTTTGTGTGCTCGATCCCACCTTCTCCCCGTCACCACAGTCTGCCGGTGCCGGCTGATGGTGTTCGGTACAGACCTTCCGCTGGTGCAGGGCAGGCAGTTCGTTGCCCACATTCACACGTTTaccggcgcatgcacaatCCGGAAAATCGTGGGCGTGATCAACAAAAAGACTGGCAAGTTACAGGGAGCatcgggagagaaaagggccGCTTGCGCCGCGCTCGGACGCGGGATGGTGGGTCTCGTCGAAATTGCCACGGCGACCAGCGTGGCCGTGCAGGTGAAGTCGACAGCCGGGAATCAAGACGGCAAGGACGCTCCGACGTCCGTCCTCTCTCATATTATTATAAGGGACAGAGGGAAAACCGTCGCGGCCGGGGTAATTGTCGCAACTGCGTAG